From Anopheles darlingi chromosome 2, idAnoDarlMG_H_01, whole genome shotgun sequence, the proteins below share one genomic window:
- the LOC125959104 gene encoding probable salivary secreted peptide: MKGITVAVALLMFGCLVASQSHNYFWGVRDPRDVLLNRTIAVRSGTILQVKSIDLVYPLKGQQERNISAITVLDQYINGNGGYASLYAGGVGYNYTTVHLKSQRGHGYNFIVEIYGR; the protein is encoded by the exons ATGAAAGGAATAACAGTGGCCGTTGCACTGCTGATGTTCGGTTGTCTGGTTGCGAGCCAGAGTCACAACTACTTCTGGGGTGTCCGTGATCCACGCGATGTCCTGCTTAACCGTACCATTGCCGTTCGGTCCGGTACGATCCTGCAGGTTAAGTCCATCGATCTCGTGTACCCGCTGAAG GGTCAGCAAGAGCGCAACATCTCCGCCATTACCGTGCTCGATCAGTACATCAACGGTAATGGAGGCTATGCAAGCCTTTATGCCGGTGGCGTTGGTTACAACTACACGACGGTACACCTGAAATCGCAGCGCGGTCATGGATACAACTTTATCGTAGAAATTTACGGGCGATGA
- the LOC125959103 gene encoding allatostatin-A isoform X2 yields the protein MRARINVSKGIRSRSPGIKRFKPISAGMRYYTWTPVLVAYITLSCLSGTWSLPASGSSGAAGNSASELDMDDLTRDRTSPGQGEISTSQFQHMLAVRSPKYNFGLGKRRYIIEDVPGAKRLPHYNFGLGKRGSPIGAPSDYEYDGGMVANQLGWNDNDYNLITKDGQYDYETDKDAAKRATSGNGAGGAYRYHFGLGKRRTYDFGLGKRYFEAEEFNKRLPNRYNFGLGKR from the exons ATGAGAGCCCGTATAAATGTTTCCAAaggg attcgttcgcgttcgcctgGTATCAAACGATTTAAACCCATTTCTGCCGGAATGCGTTACTACACCTGGACACCGGTGCTTGTCGCCTACATTACCCTATCGTGCCTGTCCGGCACGTGGTCCCTGCCGGCCAGCGGTTCGAGTGGAGCCGCGGGAAACAGTGCCAGTGAGCTCGATATGGATGATCTGACCCGTGATCGGACATCGCCGGGGCAGGGTGAAATCTCGACCTCGCAGTTCCAGCACATGTTGGCTGTCCGGTCGCCGAAGTACAACTTCGGTCTCGGCAAGCGTCGTTATATCATCGAGGATGTGCCCGGTGCGAAGCGGCTACCACACTACAACTTTGGTCTCGGCAAGCGTGGAAG CCCCATCGGTGCCCCTTCCGATTACGAGTAcgatggtggaatggtggccaATCAGCTCGGTTGGAACGATAATGACTACAATCTGATCACGAAGGATGGACAGTATGATTATGAGACAGATAAGGATGCTGCCAAACGGGCCACTTCTGgaaatggtgctggtg GTGCCTACCGGTATCACTTTGGTCTGGGCAAGAGACGCACGTACGATTTTGGGCTCGGCAAGCGATACTTCGAGGCAGAAGAGTTCAACAAGCGGCTCCCGAATCGTTACAATTTCGGTCTCGGTAAACGCTAA
- the LOC125959103 gene encoding allatostatin-A isoform X1, with amino-acid sequence MGETPLPRETPNRIQSIRSRSPGIKRFKPISAGMRYYTWTPVLVAYITLSCLSGTWSLPASGSSGAAGNSASELDMDDLTRDRTSPGQGEISTSQFQHMLAVRSPKYNFGLGKRRYIIEDVPGAKRLPHYNFGLGKRGSPIGAPSDYEYDGGMVANQLGWNDNDYNLITKDGQYDYETDKDAAKRATSGNGAGGAYRYHFGLGKRRTYDFGLGKRYFEAEEFNKRLPNRYNFGLGKR; translated from the exons attcgttcgcgttcgcctgGTATCAAACGATTTAAACCCATTTCTGCCGGAATGCGTTACTACACCTGGACACCGGTGCTTGTCGCCTACATTACCCTATCGTGCCTGTCCGGCACGTGGTCCCTGCCGGCCAGCGGTTCGAGTGGAGCCGCGGGAAACAGTGCCAGTGAGCTCGATATGGATGATCTGACCCGTGATCGGACATCGCCGGGGCAGGGTGAAATCTCGACCTCGCAGTTCCAGCACATGTTGGCTGTCCGGTCGCCGAAGTACAACTTCGGTCTCGGCAAGCGTCGTTATATCATCGAGGATGTGCCCGGTGCGAAGCGGCTACCACACTACAACTTTGGTCTCGGCAAGCGTGGAAG CCCCATCGGTGCCCCTTCCGATTACGAGTAcgatggtggaatggtggccaATCAGCTCGGTTGGAACGATAATGACTACAATCTGATCACGAAGGATGGACAGTATGATTATGAGACAGATAAGGATGCTGCCAAACGGGCCACTTCTGgaaatggtgctggtg GTGCCTACCGGTATCACTTTGGTCTGGGCAAGAGACGCACGTACGATTTTGGGCTCGGCAAGCGATACTTCGAGGCAGAAGAGTTCAACAAGCGGCTCCCGAATCGTTACAATTTCGGTCTCGGTAAACGCTAA
- the LOC125959103 gene encoding helicostatins isoform X3, which translates to MRYYTWTPVLVAYITLSCLSGTWSLPASGSSGAAGNSASELDMDDLTRDRTSPGQGEISTSQFQHMLAVRSPKYNFGLGKRRYIIEDVPGAKRLPHYNFGLGKRGSPIGAPSDYEYDGGMVANQLGWNDNDYNLITKDGQYDYETDKDAAKRATSGNGAGGAYRYHFGLGKRRTYDFGLGKRYFEAEEFNKRLPNRYNFGLGKR; encoded by the exons ATGCGTTACTACACCTGGACACCGGTGCTTGTCGCCTACATTACCCTATCGTGCCTGTCCGGCACGTGGTCCCTGCCGGCCAGCGGTTCGAGTGGAGCCGCGGGAAACAGTGCCAGTGAGCTCGATATGGATGATCTGACCCGTGATCGGACATCGCCGGGGCAGGGTGAAATCTCGACCTCGCAGTTCCAGCACATGTTGGCTGTCCGGTCGCCGAAGTACAACTTCGGTCTCGGCAAGCGTCGTTATATCATCGAGGATGTGCCCGGTGCGAAGCGGCTACCACACTACAACTTTGGTCTCGGCAAGCGTGGAAG CCCCATCGGTGCCCCTTCCGATTACGAGTAcgatggtggaatggtggccaATCAGCTCGGTTGGAACGATAATGACTACAATCTGATCACGAAGGATGGACAGTATGATTATGAGACAGATAAGGATGCTGCCAAACGGGCCACTTCTGgaaatggtgctggtg GTGCCTACCGGTATCACTTTGGTCTGGGCAAGAGACGCACGTACGATTTTGGGCTCGGCAAGCGATACTTCGAGGCAGAAGAGTTCAACAAGCGGCTCCCGAATCGTTACAATTTCGGTCTCGGTAAACGCTAA
- the LOC125950648 gene encoding probable salivary secreted peptide, translated as MKGLAVIAALLLFGCLVASQSNNFYWGVRDPRDVLLNRTIAVRSGTILQVKSIDLVYPLKGQQGRNISAITVLDQYINGKGGYASLYAGGVGFNYTTIHLKSQRGQGYNFIVEIYGR; from the exons ATGAAAGGACTAGCCGTGATTGcagcgctgctgttgtttggttgtcTGGTTGCGAGCCAGAGCAACAACTTCTACTGGGGTGTCCGTGATCCACGCGATGTTCTGCTCAACCGTACCATTGCTGTTCGGTCCGGAACAATTCTGCAGGTTAAATCTATCGATCTCGTGTACCCGCTGAAG GGTCAGCAAGGACGCAACATCTCCGCCATTACCGTGCTCGATCAGTACATCAATGGCAAGGGAGGGTACGCCAGCCTGTATGCCGGGGGAGTTGGCTTTAATTACACGACAATTCACCTAAAATCGCAGCGCGGCCAGGGATACAACTTTATCGTAGAAATTTACGGCCGATAG